Proteins encoded by one window of Bactrocera oleae isolate idBacOlea1 chromosome 4, idBacOlea1, whole genome shotgun sequence:
- the LOC138857049 gene encoding uncharacterized protein, translating to MNTSGEVCQRRWLALRDRFGREVRKAKVPSGCEAEFYKQWHLMEAMQFLKPHIVESPPRVSLHSQSVLRVCQRRWLALRDRFGREVRKAKVPSGCEAEFYKQWHLMEAMQFLKPHIVESPPRVSLHSQSVLR from the exons ATGAACACAAGTG gAGAGGTTTGCCAAAGAAGATGGCTAGCGCTTCGCGATCGATTCGGTAGGGAAGTTAGAAAGGCTAAAGTACCATCAGGCTGCGAAGCGGAGTTTTATAAGCAGTGGCACTTAATGGAAGCGATGCAGTTTTTAAAGCCACATATAGTAGAGTCACCACCTCGAGTCTCACTACATTCGCAATCGGTTCTGCGC GTTTGCCAAAGAAGATGGCTAGCGCTTCGCGATCGATTCGGTAGGGAAGTTAGAAAGGCTAAAGTACCATCAGGCTGCGAAGCGGAGTTTTATAAGCAGTGGCACTTAATGGAAGCGATGCAGTTTTTAAAGCCACATATAGTAGAGTCACCACCTCGAGTCTCACTACATTCGCAATCGGTTCTGCGCTAA